TTGGGCTTGTATCTCATTGAGAAAGGCCATCGGGTTGCAGTATTAGCAATTGACCCATCCTCTAGTTTGTCTGGCGGATCTATCTTGGGCGACAAAACTCGCATGGAGCGATTATCTGTTCTTGAAGACGCCTTCATTCGCCCAAGCCCATCTTCTGGCACCTTAGGTGGTGTTGCAGAAAAGACTCGTGAAGCGATGTTGGTGGCTGAGGCTGCTGGCTTTGATGTGATCATTGTTGAGACTGTGGGTGTTGGGCAAAGTGAGATCGCTGCTGCTGGTATGACGGACATGTTCCTCTTATTGCAATTACCAAACGCTGGCGATGATCTTCAGGCGATTAAAAAAGGCGTCATGGAAATTGCCGACTTGATCGTTATTAATAAAGTGGACATTGATCCTGATGCTGCGATGCGTGCACAGCTGTTCATCACGAGTTCATTGCGTCTATTGGGATTTCAGGGCAACCCCGATCATGCATCACATGACAAAGAGTTTTGGCATCCACAGGTGATGACTTTAAGTGCTTTAGAAGGCAAGGGCATTCCCGAGCTTTGGGACAAAGTCTCTCATTTTGAAAAGCTACAAAAGGCCAATGGGAAGTTTGATTCTCGTCGCAAACAGCAAGCAGGATCATGGATGTGGGATCGCATCGATGCTGGATTAAAGAATGCATTTCGTAGCAATGAAGCCGTACAAGCGCTTCTACCAAGTTTAGTAGCACAAGTAAACCAAGGAACTATGGCCGCTTCAGTCGCCGCAAGACGATTGCTGGAGTCCATGGGGCATGAATTTTTCTAAGGAGTAGGAAATGAAGGAAATCATTCAACAACTGGAAGCGAAGCGTGAGCTCGCCCGATTGGGTGGCGGGCAAAAGCGTATTCAGGCTCAGCACTCAAAGGGTAAATTAACAGCCCGTGAGCGCATTGAGCTCTTGCTTGATGCTGGCACTTTCGAAGAGTGGGATATGTTTGTTGAGCACCGTTGCCATGACTTTGGCATGGGTGATCAAACTGTTCCTGGCGATGGTGTTGTGACTGGTTATGGAATGATTAACGGTCGTTTGGTATTCGTGTTTTCTCAAGACTTCACAGTTTTGGGCGGCTCTCTGTCTGAAGCTCATGCTGAAAAGATCTGCAAGATCATGGATCAGGCCCTCAAAGTTGGGGCGCCGGTAATCGGCTTAAATGACTCTGGCGGTGCACGTATTCAAGAGGGTGTTGCTTCTCTTGGCGGCTATGCAGAAATTTTCCAGCGTAATGTGACCGCATCTGGTGTGATTCCGCAGATTTCCTTGATCATGGGGCCATCAGCCGGTGGCGCTGTGTACTCACCAGCCCTCACTGACTTCATCTTCATGGTGAAAGACAGCTCCTACATGTTCGTGACTGGTCCTGAAGTGGTAAAGACGGTTACGCATGAGGATGTTACTGCTGAGGAATTGGGCGGTGCGGTAACGCATTCAACAGTTTCTGGTGTATGTGACTTAGCATTTGATAACGATGTTGACGCCATCATGATGTTGCGTCGTTTCTTCAATTACTTGCCGCTCTCTAATCGTGAAAAACCACCTTTGATTAAAGGTGCAAATCGCACAGAAGAGCCAGATTTCTCATTAGACACATTAGTTCCATCCAATCCAAATCAACCATACGACATGAAAGAGTTGATTGAGAAGATTGTGGACGATGGTGAGTTCTTCGAATTGCAGCCTGATTACGCAAAAAACATAGTGATTGGTTTTGCGCGCATGGAAGGTCGCTCAATCGGTATCGTTGCCAATCAGCCATTAGTGTTGGCTGGTTGTTTAGACATTAAGGCCTCTATTAAAGCAGCGCGTTTTGTGCGCTTCTGTGATGCTTTCAATATTCCAGTAGTGACATTGGTGGATGTCCCTGGATTTATGCCGGGTACAGCTCAAGAATACGGCGGCATCATTAAACATGGTGCTAAGTTGCTCTACGCATACGCTGATTGCACAGTGCCTAAGGTCACTCTCATTACTCGTAAAGCCTATGGTGGCGCTTATGACGTGATGGCTTCTAAGCACTTACGCGGCGACGTGAACTTTGCATGGCCTTCAGCAGAAATTGCTGTGATGGGACCTAAAGGCGCGGTGGAAATTATCTTCCGTGAAGAAAAGTCTAATCCTGAAAAGATTGCAGCACGTGAAGCAGAGTACAAATCTAAGTTTGCCAACCCATTCGTGGCTGGTCGTCGTGGCTATATTGATGACGTCATTCTTCCACACGAAACCCGCAAGCGCATTGCTCGTTCACTAGCAATGCTCAAAGATAAAGACTTGAAGAATCCTGCGCGTAAACACGGCAACATTCCTCTGTAAAGGCGCTGACAAATTATGACTACGAAAATGTTTAAGAAAATTTTGATTGCTAACCGCGGCGAGATTGCTTGCCGTGTAATGATGACCGCTAAAAAGATGGGCATCAAAACGGTTGCTGTGTATTCAGAGGCGGATAAAGAGGCGCGCCATGTACAGCTCGCAGATGAAGCGGTCTGCATTGGGCCTGCGCCTTCACGTGAATCCTATCTCGTAATGGATAGAATCATTCAGGCTTGCAAAGATACTGGTGCTGAGGCAGTTCATCCTGGTTATGGATTCCTGTCTGAGAACGAGCAGTTTGCTAAGCGTTGCGAGGAAGAGGGCATTGTATTTATTGGACCTAAACATCAATCCATCGCAGCGATGGGTGACAAGATTGCCTCTAAGAAGCTTGCTTTAGAAGCCAAGGTCAATACCATTCCTGGTTACAACGAAGCCATTGATACCAATGAAGAGGCCGTTAAGATTGCTCAAGGTATTGGTTACCCTGTAATGATTAAAGCATCTGCGGGCGGTGGTGGCAAAGGCTTACGCGTTGCTTTTAATGACAAAGAAGCAGCCGAAGGATTTGCAGCTTGTAAAACCGAAGCGATGAATAGCTTTGGCGATGATCGTATCTTTATTGAGAAGTTCGTTGAAGGCCCACGTCATATTGAGATTCAAGTATTGGGTGACTCTCACGGTAATGTGGTTTACCTAAACGAGCGTGATTGTTCGATTCAGCGACGTCACCAAAAGGTAATCGAAGAGGCGCCATCACCATTTATTGATCCAGCAACTCGTAAAGCTATGGGCGAGCAAGCTGTTGCATTGGCTAAGGCGGTTAACTACCAATCTGCAGGCACTGTAGAGTTTGTGGTCGGTAAGGATAAGTCTTTCTACTTCCTGGAAATGAACACTCGTTTACAGGTTGAGCATCCAGTGACAGAATCTATTACTGGCTTGGACTTAGTTGAGCAAATGATTCGGGTTGCCGCTGGTGAAAAACTGGCATTTAAGCAAGAAGATGTGAAGCTTGATGGTTGGTCTATGGAGTGCCGTATTAACGCGGATGATCCATTCCGCAACTTCTTGCCGTCAACAGGCCGTCTTGTTAAATACCGTCCACCAGAGTCTATTAATGGAGTACGTGTTGATACTGGCGTATATGAGGGTGGCGAGATCCCGATGTACTACGACTCCATGATCGCTAAGTTGATTGTTCATGGAAAAGACCGTACCGAAGCCATCGAGAAGATGCGTGCCGCATTAAATGATTTTGTGATTCGTGGAATTCACTCCAACATTCCTTTCCAGGCGGCTTTGTTACAGCACCCACGATTTGTGAATGGCGATTTCACTACCGGCTTTATTGCTGAAGAGTATCCAGAAGGCTTTAAGAAGGATTCTGTACAGCCGGCCGATCCAAAGCGTTTGGCTGCATTAGCTGCATTTATGCGCTATCGCTATCTCCAGCATATTCAAATGATTGATGGCCAATTGGCTGGTCACGAGATGATTATTGGTAAGAAGTTTGTAGTGGTTACCGGTAAAAAATCTGGCTCAATGAGCGATCCGATTGAAGTGCCTATCCGTGTTGAGCTCAAAGATGGCATTTACTCTGTATACATCGAAGAGGCTGATGGCGTAAGTCGTTATGACATCGTCAGCGATTGGCGCCCAGGTCAGACTTGCTTAAATGCAACTATCAACGGCACTCATAAGATCACGGCTCAGGTTGAACGTCGAGGCGTGCGCTATGAATTAATCTTGGATGGCGCTAATTTTGAATGTATGGTTCTGAGCCCATTGGGTGCTGAGCTACAGCGTCGCATGCCTGTGAAGTTACCGCCTGATACATCCAAGTTGGTGATGTCACCAATGCCGGGCTTGTTGACCAAGATTGCGGTTAAGGTTGGCGAAGCAGTTACCGCTGGTCAAAAGCTAGCCTCGATTGAAGCGATGAAGATGGAAAACACACTTTCTGCAATGCAGGATGGCGTTGTTGCTGAAATCTGCGCTAAAGAAGGCGATAGCTTGGCTGTAGATCAATTAATCATTCGTTTTGAATAAGGATTGATGATGAGCGCTAAGCCATTCAAGATATTGGGAATACAACAAATCGCTATTGGCGGTGAAAGCAAAGATCGACTCAAGAAATTATGGGTTGATATGCTCGGTTTTGAATATAAGAGCACATTTGTTTCTGAGCGTGAAAACGTCGATGAAGACATTTGCGCTATTGGTTCTGGTGCTCATGAGATTGAGGTTGATCTTATGCAGCCTTTTGATATCGAAAAAAAGCCTGCTGTTCACCAAACCCCCTTAAACCACATTGGTTTATGGGTTGATGATCTTCCCAAGGCGGTTGAATGGCTCTCTGCCAATGGCCTGCGATTTGCTCCTGGTGGCATTCGCAAGGGTGCTGCAGGTTACGACATTACTTTTGTTCATCCAAAAGGCAATGACGAGTTTCCAGTTAGTGGCGAAGGTGTCTTGATTGAGCTAGTTCAAGCCCCTCCAGAAGTGATTGCCGGTTTAAGTTCATAATTTGGCTTTATACATCTGTAAATAGGTCTGTAATTGGCAAATATCCTAGCCATCGACACCTCATCAGCGTGGTGTTCGGTGGCTTTATCTTTAGATGGGCAGGAGCCCGCTTTCCGTCATGAAGCTGTGACGGCTGGCGCTAGCCAATTGCTTTTGCCTTGGATAGAAGCAATGTTAGAGGCCTCAAACTTTAAATTAGGCGAGCTAGATGCGATCGCTGTTGGGATTGGGCCTGGCGCCTTTACTGGCGTTCGTTTAGGAGTTGCAGCGGCGCAGGGGTTGGCTATATCCCAGCGCTTGCCAGTAATCCCAGTTGCTAGCTTGGATGCTATAGCCGCCCAAGTAATTCAAACTCCAGCCTTTCAAAAAATAAATCCCAAGCATTTCATGATTGCGGTCGATGCCCGCATGGATGAAGTCTATTGGGTCAAGTACGAAAAGTGCGAACAAAAATTGCCTGTTCGCATGGGTAATATCCATTTATCAAAGCCCGAGGATATAGATCTGACTGGTATTCAATATTTGGCCGGTAGTGCCATTAAAGAGTATGGCGAAAGAGTGTTGCAGGCAACAAAACCACCTACCAGTGAGATTGCTGCGGATCCGGATATAGCGGTATCCGCATTAGGCATATTGGATGTTGCCATTCAAATGCAACAAGAGGGCCGCTCTTGTGATGTTCAAGATCTCGAGCCTCTTTATATTCGCGATAAGGTTGCTTTGACTACGGCCGAGCGTATGGAGGCATTTAAGTAATGCCCAATCAATTTACCGTTGATGGCGTAGCAGAGCTCTCCTTTTTACCAATGCAAGCCTCAGACTTGGATGCGGTATTGGAGATTGAGGGCGTATCGCACCTGCACCCATGGACAAAAGGAAACTTTTCAGACTCATTGGCTGCTGGACATTGGGCTTATTGCATACGTCCTCAGGTTGATCAAATGGTTAAGGGGTCCTATCTTGACCCTGCTATTTTGTGGGCTTACTGCGTGTTAGTCCCGGCCGTAGATGAGCTTCATCTTCTGAATATTACCGTTTCTCCTAAATTGCGAAAACTGGGCTTGGGTAAGCGAATAATGTCTGCCATAGAGGATGTATCGGCCCAACAGAAGATTCCCCGCATTATCTTGGAGGTCAGGCCCTCCAATCTTGCTGCGCTGGGCCTGTATCAGTCTTTAGGGTATGAGCAGATTGGCCTGCGTAAGAATTACTATCCGCAAAACCCAGAAACGGGTTCCCGAGAGGATGCCATTGTGATGGCTAAATCGATTAAGCTTGAGTCATGAGCAATTCAGAATTCCTTAAAGAGATGGGTATTACAGAATGGGTGTCGCGTGACCAGCCACAAATCGCGTCTGCATCTTCGCCAGTTACCACCAGTGCTGAAGAAAAGGCGCCCCAGCAAAGTCCTTCTGCAGAACGAGTCCCTCAAGGTGGATGGCTGTTTTTTGGGCAGAAGCCACAGGGCGATGCTCAAGCACTGTTTCAAAACATTATTCGCGTTTTAGGTTTGAGTCCTGGCGAATGGTCCTGGAAAAATGCCTCAGACCCTTTAGATCAAATTACTGCGCCGGAAAATGGCATGCCAGTTGTTGCGTTTGCCTTTGGTGGACCTGTTGCCCAGAAGATAACTGGCGAGCGAGATGCATTGCCTCAGCTGCGCGAGACAGTTCTGGCGCTCAACACTGGAAATGATGATGAGATACCTGTCATTGCCTCATTTGATCTAAATCAGGCAATTGCCAAGCCAAATGAAAAGGCATTACTTTGGCAGGATTTATTGCTGGCTAAATCTGTTCTGCAAAACATCTAATTTTTTGAATTAGTGTTTGTGCTCGCCGATGAGGTGCATGGAGTCATATTCCGCTTGATTTTTGGTATGACGTTTAATCACAAGCCACATGATGAGGCTGACTGCAACACCAAAGCCAACAATTACAAATTGAATTGGTACATCAAGCCAGATGAGCATTGAGTAAATCAAGAGCATCATCAATACAGAAATATTTTCATTAAAGTTTTGCACAGCAATAGAGTGGCCTGCTGACATCAATACGTGACCGCGATGCTGTAATAGGGCATTCATCGGCACTACAAAATAGCCCGCTAACCAGCCAACTAATATTAGCAATAAATACGCTGGTAATAAATTAAGTGAGATATGCATTTTCCCGATCGTAAATATTGCCGTATCGGGAAGCATGTCAGAGTTGTAAATGGCCATCACGCAAACCACTATTCCCATAGCAATGCCATACGGGAGAACATTTAGCGACTTGCGCAGAGGTATACGCCATGCGGCATAGACGGCGCCACCAGCAACACCAACGGCAGAGATTGCCTGCAGAATAGCGCCCTGAGATAGATTCATGTGGAGCGCAACTTGTGCCCACTTGATCACAATAAATTGGAGTGTTGCTCCCGCACCCCAGAACAAGGTAGTTACTGCTAGTGAGATTTGACCTAAGCGATCATCCCAAAGTGTTTTAAAGCAAACAGCAAAATCTTTAACCAACTCAATTGGATTGGTTTTTTGGGAGACGTAGCGAGCTCCCGTATCCGGAATCTTCAAATTGATCAGAGCGGCAACAACATAAATCATCATGATGATGAGGATGGCAGATTCGGCGGGAGTATCAATTCCGGTATCTAAAGTAGGAATATCTAATGCCAATAAGCTATGTGAGACCGTGCTGCTAATTAAGACGCCACCAAGGACGGTGCCTAAAATAATTGAGCCAACTGTAAGGCCCTCAATCCAGCCATTCGCTGCAACCAATTTTTCGGGCGGCAATAACTCAGTCAGAATTCCATATTTGGCTGGGGAGTAGGCCGCAGCACCCAGGCCAACAATGGCGTAGGACAACAGAGGGTGCCCACCAAATAACATTGCAATACATCCGATGAACTTAATGGTGTTGGTAATGAACATGACATTCCCTTTGGGGCGGGAATCGGCAAAGGCGCCTACAAAGGCGGCCAGCAAAACATAGGACAATACGAAGAATAATTTGAGTAAAGGAGTCATCCAGGCCGGGGCATGGAGCTGGGCCAGGAGGGCAATTGCTGCGATCAGCAGAGCATTATCAGCAAGCGACGAAAAAAATTGCGCCGCCATAATGATGTAAAAGCTACGGTTCATTCGTACAATCTAGTCATTAATGTAATTAAAGCATGAAAGGAGGGGTGAATATGGGCACAACGGCTAATGGCTTGATTAATAGACCAATTTTGGCATCTATTCACACTGAGGCCTTTCGACATAATTTAAACAGAGTTCGGGAGTTGGCGCCCCAATCTAAGATTTGGTCGGTAATTAAGGCTAGGACCTATGGGCATTGTTTTGATGCGGCTCTAAAGGGGCTTGCTTCTACTGACGGTTTCGCCTTATTGGATATTCAGGATGCGGTTTGGTTGCGGGAACATGGTTGGCAGGGTCGGATTCTGCTTTTAGAGGGTTTATTTCATGAAAATGAACTGGCACTGGCTCAAGAACTGACATGCGATCTCGTGGTCCATTGCGATGCTCAGGTTGAGTGGTTGGAGAAATTTAAAGCCAAAGACCATAAGACATTTAATGTTTTTCTGAAAATGAATACCGGCATGAATCGCCTAGGCTTTAAGCCAGAGGCTTACAGAACTGCTTTTCATCGCTTGCATGCCGCTGGTTTTCATATGCATCATATGACGCACTTTGCAAACGCCGATCAGATAGATCGCCAACCTTCAGTTGGCAGTCAGCAGGAGTTATTTGAACAAACCATTGCTGGATTAGATGGTGCTACTTCATTGGCAAATTCAGCCGCAATACTTTGGCATCGCAATTCTCTGGGTGACTGGGTCAGGCCTGGAATCATGCTTTATGGGGCATCTCCCACAGGTTTATATGCGGATATTGAGCATGCACATCTAAAAGCGGTGATGCAATTGGGTAGTGAGATTATTGATATTCAAGAATTAAAAAAGGGTGATCGCATAGGGTACGGCGGCCGTTACGAAGCTCCAGAATCTATGCGCATAGGCATTATTGCCTGTGGCTACGCGGATGGCTATCCAAGGCAAGCAAAAGATGGCACGCCTGTTTGGGTTGATGCGGCAACCAACTCTGGTGAAGGTGTTATTTGTCCTATCGTTGGACGTGTCTCAATGGATATGCTGACCATTGATCTTCGCAATGCGCCTAATGCACGCATTGGCAGCACCGTTGAACTCTGGGGTGACAAGGTTCCTGTTGACGAGGTAGCGCGTTTAAGCGATACGATCGGTTATGAGTTGCTCTGTGCGGTAGCGCCGCGTGTACCGGTAGCCATTAAATAATTATTAGCAATAAAGTAATACAAAGAGCATAAAAAAATCCTCCAATATTTGGAGGATTTTTTTAATGTAGTTATTGCACTCTTGTTACTTATTCCAGAACTGCCACCACTTACGTTCTTTTTGAACTCTTTGCCCAGTGAGCATCATTTGACTATCAGGGAAGTTGAGCTTAAATACCCGAGCGGCATCATTACTAAGCTCTACCATGCCCAACTTTTCATAAGACTTCGTTAGGATATAGAGCGCTTCCTCAACAGCAGGAGCGCGGTCATAGTCACGAATTACTAGCTGAGCACGATTGGCTGCAGCCAGGTAAGCACCGCGTTGGTAGTAAAAGCGCGCAACAATCACATCAGCTTCTGCCAGTGAGTTCACGATGTAACGCATCCGA
The window above is part of the Polynucleobacter sp. AP-Kolm-20A-A1 genome. Proteins encoded here:
- the meaB gene encoding methylmalonyl Co-A mutase-associated GTPase MeaB, whose translation is MLQAADQALVNDLTGAPSLKQRRALAKIITLLESTRLDHRHRADDVLNTLLPKTGNSFRLGISGVPGVGKSTLIETLGLYLIEKGHRVAVLAIDPSSSLSGGSILGDKTRMERLSVLEDAFIRPSPSSGTLGGVAEKTREAMLVAEAAGFDVIIVETVGVGQSEIAAAGMTDMFLLLQLPNAGDDLQAIKKGVMEIADLIVINKVDIDPDAAMRAQLFITSSLRLLGFQGNPDHASHDKEFWHPQVMTLSALEGKGIPELWDKVSHFEKLQKANGKFDSRRKQQAGSWMWDRIDAGLKNAFRSNEAVQALLPSLVAQVNQGTMAASVAARRLLESMGHEFF
- a CDS encoding acyl-CoA carboxylase subunit beta — its product is MKEIIQQLEAKRELARLGGGQKRIQAQHSKGKLTARERIELLLDAGTFEEWDMFVEHRCHDFGMGDQTVPGDGVVTGYGMINGRLVFVFSQDFTVLGGSLSEAHAEKICKIMDQALKVGAPVIGLNDSGGARIQEGVASLGGYAEIFQRNVTASGVIPQISLIMGPSAGGAVYSPALTDFIFMVKDSSYMFVTGPEVVKTVTHEDVTAEELGGAVTHSTVSGVCDLAFDNDVDAIMMLRRFFNYLPLSNREKPPLIKGANRTEEPDFSLDTLVPSNPNQPYDMKELIEKIVDDGEFFELQPDYAKNIVIGFARMEGRSIGIVANQPLVLAGCLDIKASIKAARFVRFCDAFNIPVVTLVDVPGFMPGTAQEYGGIIKHGAKLLYAYADCTVPKVTLITRKAYGGAYDVMASKHLRGDVNFAWPSAEIAVMGPKGAVEIIFREEKSNPEKIAAREAEYKSKFANPFVAGRRGYIDDVILPHETRKRIARSLAMLKDKDLKNPARKHGNIPL
- the accC gene encoding acetyl-CoA carboxylase biotin carboxylase subunit, with product MFKKILIANRGEIACRVMMTAKKMGIKTVAVYSEADKEARHVQLADEAVCIGPAPSRESYLVMDRIIQACKDTGAEAVHPGYGFLSENEQFAKRCEEEGIVFIGPKHQSIAAMGDKIASKKLALEAKVNTIPGYNEAIDTNEEAVKIAQGIGYPVMIKASAGGGGKGLRVAFNDKEAAEGFAACKTEAMNSFGDDRIFIEKFVEGPRHIEIQVLGDSHGNVVYLNERDCSIQRRHQKVIEEAPSPFIDPATRKAMGEQAVALAKAVNYQSAGTVEFVVGKDKSFYFLEMNTRLQVEHPVTESITGLDLVEQMIRVAAGEKLAFKQEDVKLDGWSMECRINADDPFRNFLPSTGRLVKYRPPESINGVRVDTGVYEGGEIPMYYDSMIAKLIVHGKDRTEAIEKMRAALNDFVIRGIHSNIPFQAALLQHPRFVNGDFTTGFIAEEYPEGFKKDSVQPADPKRLAALAAFMRYRYLQHIQMIDGQLAGHEMIIGKKFVVVTGKKSGSMSDPIEVPIRVELKDGIYSVYIEEADGVSRYDIVSDWRPGQTCLNATINGTHKITAQVERRGVRYELILDGANFECMVLSPLGAELQRRMPVKLPPDTSKLVMSPMPGLLTKIAVKVGEAVTAGQKLASIEAMKMENTLSAMQDGVVAEICAKEGDSLAVDQLIIRFE
- a CDS encoding VOC family protein, whose amino-acid sequence is MSAKPFKILGIQQIAIGGESKDRLKKLWVDMLGFEYKSTFVSERENVDEDICAIGSGAHEIEVDLMQPFDIEKKPAVHQTPLNHIGLWVDDLPKAVEWLSANGLRFAPGGIRKGAAGYDITFVHPKGNDEFPVSGEGVLIELVQAPPEVIAGLSS
- the tsaB gene encoding tRNA (adenosine(37)-N6)-threonylcarbamoyltransferase complex dimerization subunit type 1 TsaB, which produces MANILAIDTSSAWCSVALSLDGQEPAFRHEAVTAGASQLLLPWIEAMLEASNFKLGELDAIAVGIGPGAFTGVRLGVAAAQGLAISQRLPVIPVASLDAIAAQVIQTPAFQKINPKHFMIAVDARMDEVYWVKYEKCEQKLPVRMGNIHLSKPEDIDLTGIQYLAGSAIKEYGERVLQATKPPTSEIAADPDIAVSALGILDVAIQMQQEGRSCDVQDLEPLYIRDKVALTTAERMEAFK
- the rimI gene encoding ribosomal protein S18-alanine N-acetyltransferase, translated to MPNQFTVDGVAELSFLPMQASDLDAVLEIEGVSHLHPWTKGNFSDSLAAGHWAYCIRPQVDQMVKGSYLDPAILWAYCVLVPAVDELHLLNITVSPKLRKLGLGKRIMSAIEDVSAQQKIPRIILEVRPSNLAALGLYQSLGYEQIGLRKNYYPQNPETGSREDAIVMAKSIKLES
- a CDS encoding DNA polymerase III subunit psi; its protein translation is MSNSEFLKEMGITEWVSRDQPQIASASSPVTTSAEEKAPQQSPSAERVPQGGWLFFGQKPQGDAQALFQNIIRVLGLSPGEWSWKNASDPLDQITAPENGMPVVAFAFGGPVAQKITGERDALPQLRETVLALNTGNDDEIPVIASFDLNQAIAKPNEKALLWQDLLLAKSVLQNI
- the lplT gene encoding lysophospholipid transporter LplT, with the protein product MNRSFYIIMAAQFFSSLADNALLIAAIALLAQLHAPAWMTPLLKLFFVLSYVLLAAFVGAFADSRPKGNVMFITNTIKFIGCIAMLFGGHPLLSYAIVGLGAAAYSPAKYGILTELLPPEKLVAANGWIEGLTVGSIILGTVLGGVLISSTVSHSLLALDIPTLDTGIDTPAESAILIIMMIYVVAALINLKIPDTGARYVSQKTNPIELVKDFAVCFKTLWDDRLGQISLAVTTLFWGAGATLQFIVIKWAQVALHMNLSQGAILQAISAVGVAGGAVYAAWRIPLRKSLNVLPYGIAMGIVVCVMAIYNSDMLPDTAIFTIGKMHISLNLLPAYLLLILVGWLAGYFVVPMNALLQHRGHVLMSAGHSIAVQNFNENISVLMMLLIYSMLIWLDVPIQFVIVGFGVAVSLIMWLVIKRHTKNQAEYDSMHLIGEHKH
- the alr gene encoding alanine racemase is translated as MNRPILASIHTEAFRHNLNRVRELAPQSKIWSVIKARTYGHCFDAALKGLASTDGFALLDIQDAVWLREHGWQGRILLLEGLFHENELALAQELTCDLVVHCDAQVEWLEKFKAKDHKTFNVFLKMNTGMNRLGFKPEAYRTAFHRLHAAGFHMHHMTHFANADQIDRQPSVGSQQELFEQTIAGLDGATSLANSAAILWHRNSLGDWVRPGIMLYGASPTGLYADIEHAHLKAVMQLGSEIIDIQELKKGDRIGYGGRYEAPESMRIGIIACGYADGYPRQAKDGTPVWVDAATNSGEGVICPIVGRVSMDMLTIDLRNAPNARIGSTVELWGDKVPVDEVARLSDTIGYELLCAVAPRVPVAIK